A single window of Fusobacterium sp. IOR10 DNA harbors:
- a CDS encoding ATP-dependent helicase — MKFFVRENFLKNVTKEKKKLIENKLYYFYSEIENNKNNIREIPKGFWIKKIKGFPNRFEFRVNNGDRIFFSLERRGLEDERITFILYSTHDKGILKNKRLELKTKGDFNILKQDTKEENISREEKKELIKNYNDIISYEFKNDDFFKKTENKRYYYLNDQQYETLKKKTPLFVAGSAGSGKSTITLRKILNLENYQKEYRINRVGYFTRNLFLKEDIKSKYDIFRDTKNESIAEFYSLNDYYRKKLGVDKRKIVNFELFKTFIKFSFPNIKKLKLELLNIYFEIIAILEGLMSAGYVDNWNRDFSQKFLPLENYLNLSKNYSVLDDKQKIEVYKICKKYNIWKNENSYYDSNDLALICLNKIEHFDFIVIDEIQDFTEVEIFLLFSLLKNKNNMLIAGDIHQMIAFNSFSFERIRNLYYGENIDFFESMLSKNYRNSKLIVDLANSLADMRKEYIGNKGIEDYKENFVIEEGTLNISNINFEILKKMNRSNAAILVSDSQDKKMLLEKIDKIFNLNNKNDNTVNKIIGDKLESTKEEWYIEGKKLY; from the coding sequence AAAGGAAAAAAAAAAATTAATAGAAAATAAGTTATACTATTTCTATTCTGAAATTGAAAATAATAAAAATAATATTAGAGAAATTCCAAAGGGATTTTGGATAAAAAAAATTAAAGGATTTCCAAATAGATTTGAGTTTAGAGTAAATAATGGGGATCGAATATTTTTTTCTTTAGAGCGAAGAGGCTTAGAAGATGAAAGAATTACCTTCATTTTATACTCTACACATGATAAGGGAATACTTAAAAACAAAAGATTAGAATTAAAAACAAAAGGTGATTTTAATATATTAAAACAAGACACTAAAGAAGAAAATATATCTAGAGAAGAAAAAAAAGAATTAATTAAAAATTATAACGATATAATTTCTTATGAATTTAAAAATGATGATTTTTTCAAAAAAACAGAAAATAAAAGATATTATTATCTAAATGATCAACAATATGAAACTTTAAAAAAGAAAACTCCTTTGTTTGTTGCAGGAAGTGCAGGGAGTGGTAAAAGTACAATAACACTTAGAAAAATATTGAATTTAGAAAATTATCAAAAAGAATATCGTATAAATAGAGTTGGATATTTTACTAGAAATTTATTTTTAAAAGAAGATATTAAATCAAAATATGACATATTTAGAGATACTAAAAATGAGTCCATTGCTGAATTTTATTCTTTAAATGATTATTATAGAAAAAAATTAGGAGTGGATAAAAGAAAAATTGTTAATTTTGAACTGTTTAAAACATTTATTAAATTTTCATTTCCAAATATTAAAAAATTAAAACTAGAACTATTAAACATATATTTTGAAATCATTGCCATACTGGAAGGACTTATGAGTGCTGGATATGTTGATAATTGGAATAGAGATTTTTCACAAAAATTTTTACCCCTAGAAAATTACTTGAATTTAAGTAAAAATTATAGTGTTTTAGATGATAAACAAAAAATAGAAGTTTATAAAATTTGTAAAAAATATAATATTTGGAAAAACGAAAATTCATACTATGATTCCAATGATTTGGCTTTAATTTGTTTAAATAAAATTGAACATTTTGACTTTATAGTTATTGATGAAATTCAAGATTTTACAGAGGTTGAAATATTTTTATTATTTTCATTGCTTAAAAATAAAAATAATATGTTAATTGCAGGGGATATACATCAAATGATTGCATTTAATTCTTTTAGTTTTGAGAGAATTCGAAATTTATATTATGGGGAAAATATAGATTTTTTTGAAAGTATGCTATCTAAAAATTATAGAAATTCCAAATTAATAGTTGATTTAGCAAATAGTCTAGCAGATATGAGAAAAGAATATATAGGAAACAAAGGAATTGAAGATTATAAAGAAAACTTTGTTATTGAAGAGGGTACTTTAAACATTTCAAATATAAATTTTGAAATACTTAAAAAAATGAACCGGTCAAATGCAGCTATATTAGTTTCTGATTCTCAGGATAAAAAAATGTTACTTGAAAAAATTGATAAAATTTTTAATTTAAATAATAAAAATGACAATACAGTAAATAAAATAATAGGTGACAAATTGGAATCTACAAAGGAAGAATGGTATATAGAGGGGAAAAAACTATATTAG